In Streptococcus parapneumoniae, the genomic stretch TCCGCATTGTTAAAATCCGTTTGACCATAGCTAGCTTCCCGGCCGCGTCATTATAAATTTCAAACTCGGCATCCGACTCAATTCCAGAATGAAGTTTTCTAAAGTAGGAAAAACCATTAAAGTCTGTAATATGCTCCCAGCCACAGTCTTTAAATAATTGTAAATAGGAGGCTCTATCGGATTTTTTCATGGGATAAAAGTCCAACTGATAAGACACCTGCTCCGGTTGGCACTTTTCAAAGGTATACTTAACTGCAACTACTAAGTTAGAGTAGGTTACCTTCTTGAGTTTCCAGCCCTCAGCATGCATTTTTCTAAGATATAAAGCCTCTCTATCATAATCCGCAATGGTAGCAATTCGATAAACAATTTTCTTTTCCATCATCCTTCCTCCCGACTATTTCTGTAGAGGCGTTCAATACGTTTCAATTCAATATCTAAGACTTTGCGTCCCAAGTCTGTAATCTGATAGATTTTCCGTTTTTCCTCTTCGCGGACAAAGGAAATCAAACCATCCTTTTCCATTTTTGACAAGGTCCCATACATAGTTCCAGGACTAATCGAAACTTGCGAATCTGTCATCTCCTTGACCTTTCGCGTAATACTATAACCATGACTTTCCTTTTGCAGACAGAGCAAGATATAAAAGCCCGTTTCCGTCATCGGAAGATAAACTCGACGAATCTTATCCGTCAATTCCATTTATAGCTACCTCCTATCCAGTTCGATATATCGCACTTCGTTATATAAAATATATCACACCTCGATATAAAATACAAGAAAAAAAGATCATCCTCACGGACAATCTTCCTTCTATATTAGTATTAGTAAAGGTCTAAATAATTATCAATTTCCCATTGTGAAACGAAGGTTGCATAACTTGCCCATTCGATTCGTTTGGCCTCAAGGAAACTAGTATAGATATGTTCTCCAAGAGCTGCTCTGACAACCTCATCTTCTGTCAAAGCTTTCAAAGCGTTGTGAAGGGTTGATGGAAGGTCTGTAATACCAGCTTCCTTACGCTCTTCTGCTGTCATGATGTAGATATTTTCTTCGATAGGAGCTGGTGCTTCGATTTTGTTTTCAATACCATGCAAACCAACTTCCAACAGAACTGCCATAGCGATGTACGGATTAGCCATTGGATCCACTGAACGCAACTCAAGACGAGTTCCCATACCACGTGAAGCAGGCACGCGCACAAGTGGCGAACGGTTACGACCAGCCCAAGCAATGTAAACAGGCGCTTCATAACCCGGAACCAAACGTTTGTATGAGTTAACCGTTGGGTTCATGATAGCAGTATAGTTATAGGCATGCTTGATCAAACCACCAAGGAAATGGTAGGCCGTTTCTGACAACTGCATTCCTTTTGGATCATTTGGATCAAAGAAGGCATTGTTTCCTTCTGCATCAAACAAGGACATATTACAGTGCATACCTGATCCAGCAATACCAAATTTTGGTTTGGCCATAAAGGTTGCGTAAAGTCCGTGTTTGCGGGCAATAGTTTTAACAACGAGCTTAAAGATTTGAATCTTATCACAAGCACGGAGAACTTCATCGTACTTGAAGTCAATCTCGTGTTGTCCAACCGCAACCTCGTGGTGACTGGCTTCTACTTCAAATCCCATTTTGGTCAAGACATTGACAATCTCACGACGTGTGTTGTCCGCAAGGTCCGTAGGTGCCAAATCAAAGTAGCCACCCTTGTCATTCACTTCAAGTGTTGGGTCCCCATTTTCATCGAGCTTGAATAGGAAGAATTCTGGTTCTGGACCAAGGTTGAAGGATTTGAATCCTACTTCTTCCATGTGACGAAGAGCACGCTTCAAATTACCACGAGGGTCCCCTGCAAATGGTTCACCTTCTGTTGTATAGACATCACAGATCAAACCTGCAACACTTCCATTTTCATCTCCCCAAGGGAAGACTGTCCATGTATCCAAGTCTGGGTACAAGTACATATCTGACTCATTGATACGTACAAAACCTTCAATAGAAGATCCATCAAACATAGCCTTATTTGACAAGACCTTATCTAATTGTTCATCTGTAGCAGGAATTTCGACGTTTTTCATGGTTCCCAAAATATCTGAAAACATGAGACGAATAAAGGTAACATTTTTTTCCTTGACTTCACGACGAATATCTGCAGCTGTGATTGGCATGAGTTTTCTCCTTAATGTATGACTACTTGCGGTTGCCTAACCGCGACCAAAAGGTGACTGTACTGAAGCAAAGCGCCCCTGTTGGAGGAGTTCATTATGAAGTGCACGACGTACTTCGGTCTGACTCACCGCTTTTTTGGATTTCGCTTCACGTTCAGCATATTTTTTCTTAATGGCAGCGATATTATAACCTTCAGAGATATAATCTTTGATTTCAAGCAGACGATCCATGTCATTCAAGGAATACATGCGACGGTTCCCTTCGTTTCGATCAGGCTTAATCAACTCTTGATCTTCATAATAACGAATCTGGCGCGCCGATAGATCGGTCAACTTCATAACACTGCCGATAGGAAAAA encodes the following:
- a CDS encoding DUF2812 domain-containing protein, whose protein sequence is MEKKIVYRIATIADYDREALYLRKMHAEGWKLKKVTYSNLVVAVKYTFEKCQPEQVSYQLDFYPMKKSDRASYLQLFKDCGWEHITDFNGFSYFRKLHSGIESDAEFEIYNDAAGKLAMVKRILTMRMLPILLLFLALLPVFSKFVAGGSSFSWEMFLIVIIDGVLLIVHSIQISYIFGRLFQKWKELSDK
- a CDS encoding PadR family transcriptional regulator; this encodes MELTDKIRRVYLPMTETGFYILLCLQKESHGYSITRKVKEMTDSQVSISPGTMYGTLSKMEKDGLISFVREEEKRKIYQITDLGRKVLDIELKRIERLYRNSREEG
- the glnA gene encoding type I glutamate--ammonia ligase, which gives rise to MPITAADIRREVKEKNVTFIRLMFSDILGTMKNVEIPATDEQLDKVLSNKAMFDGSSIEGFVRINESDMYLYPDLDTWTVFPWGDENGSVAGLICDVYTTEGEPFAGDPRGNLKRALRHMEEVGFKSFNLGPEPEFFLFKLDENGDPTLEVNDKGGYFDLAPTDLADNTRREIVNVLTKMGFEVEASHHEVAVGQHEIDFKYDEVLRACDKIQIFKLVVKTIARKHGLYATFMAKPKFGIAGSGMHCNMSLFDAEGNNAFFDPNDPKGMQLSETAYHFLGGLIKHAYNYTAIMNPTVNSYKRLVPGYEAPVYIAWAGRNRSPLVRVPASRGMGTRLELRSVDPMANPYIAMAVLLEVGLHGIENKIEAPAPIEENIYIMTAEERKEAGITDLPSTLHNALKALTEDEVVRAALGEHIYTSFLEAKRIEWASYATFVSQWEIDNYLDLY
- the glnR gene encoding transcriptional repressor GlnR codes for the protein MKEKEFRRNMAVFPIGSVMKLTDLSARQIRYYEDQELIKPDRNEGNRRMYSLNDMDRLLEIKDYISEGYNIAAIKKKYAEREAKSKKAVSQTEVRRALHNELLQQGRFASVQSPFGRG